TTTGAGAGGATATATTAGTTATACTTGTTCGTGTTGACCCCGATGACCTGTTTTCCTGGCTTCGCCCTTGACCCGGGCCCTCTGGACTATTCGCAACAAAATTTGTACCGAAGGATTGTTCCCTTCTTGCCCAGCTAATTACATTTTTGAATGGTGCCTTTTTTTTTTGCAGCAATGGTGTCCTCTAACGAAGAGGAAGGACAATGACGCGGCGAGAATGTCTTGCTCAAGAAAGCAGTTTCATGCTTACCATAGGAAAAAGCTCATTCGTAATTGCGGCGCTTACGGACTCATGACCCTCTTGAATCTTGATGTACTCTATAAGTAGTCCGTAGCTCATTTGTAATTTCATTGCTTACCTTATGAGTATGCTGTGTTGACTTTAATTTAAAGCCGAATGCTTCTTATGTCTGTTTTCTAAAATATGAAGCAATTTCATGTTACCATCAATTCTGATATATCACTGTAACAAAAAAATTTAATCTTTGAAATTTTGAATAGACACTCCTTAAATCTTCAAATCCTGGGCCCTTACATGATTTTTTTTCGCTGCTCATGTCAAAACATATTTCATCATTAAATTTTACAAACATTCAATATACATCCCTTTGCACATGTgtattcttttcaattttttgaaatttaaagagttaaattctgattttttttaaaaatggaGCCATTTCCGAGGAAACACCGGATATATACCCGACATTTTCTCCGTAACATTCACGCGCAGTCCGCGCCAGCAACAGAAAAAAAAAACGCTTCTCTCGCTCCCCTTGGGCGTTGACTTGCGAGTCGCCAGCGTGAGCGGTGCGCGCCCCGCGGCGGCGCGGCCCACGCCCTACACAGCCTCGGGTGGCCATGTTCTCCCATCTGGTGCTTGTGGCAAGGCTTCGAGTTCCTGCCACAGTTTGCAGTAGCGTATCCTTGTCGAGGTAACTAGGTTACACCGCAACCTGATTCATCGAATGCTTCAAATTTTGATCCATATCCATGTGTTGCAGTTGTATGTTCCAGCATGGTTTCGCTATGCATTGCTACGCACCAGATGGTCTAACTCGGGCTCAATCGAATTCCTGGCGTTTTTAGCTGTAAAATAGCGAATTGCAGGTTCGAATCGTTTGTGCTTGTTCGTATTAGCAACTGAGAATTCATCATGTTTCGTCTTTTTTTTTTTCATTTAACATTGGACGAGCTTTCATTTGCTTTTAGATGCTCCTGAACAGAACTTTGGTATGTATGCAACAGGATATTCTGTTGCAGAGAAGTGACAGAAAATATAGATCCAGGTAATTTTTTCAGCTTTACATATTGCTCCGGTTTGCAGAAGAACTTCCACATTTGGAAGTGGCAATTCCGATACCCTGTTATAGTCTTTTTCAGGCAGTCTTTCTGATTGATCTTTGAAATACTCTTAAGACATCACCTACGAAGCTAAAGTTTCAGACATTGCATAGTTCTATGGGATACAGGATGCATGATATGTTATACGTCACAGATACATCTCTTAAGTTGTGCACATATCAATGACTCCATTAGACAGGCGTACAGGTCCATGGATAGACTAATATTTAAAGAGTAATTTCAGAATGGATGACTTAGGCTTCATCTTCCAGATGCTACCCAGCTGATTGACAGGTCGGCATTAGAACCGACTTGGCTAATGGTGCTTGCACTTGCACGTGCTTCTTCCAGTTCTAGGGCGTCCTTTAGATGAGAGACCACCATACTCATTGTTGGCCTCTCACTAGATGACTCTCTTGTGCAAAGCAGTGCCATGTCCACAACCTTCCAAATGGAACTGAAGTCATACTGACGGTGTAGTCGTGGATCAACTATTGTCTCAATGTTGCCCATGATAACCTTCTCCTTTACACGCTGCACGATATGCACATGGGTCGGTAAGATTGGAGGTTCACCCGTGACAATCTCTAGTAAAACCACTCCAAAGCTGAAGACATCACTACTTGTGGTGAGCCTGCCGCTAACACAGTACCTAGATAAGAGCAGTTGAACAAAAGTACCTGGTTAGTTGGTTTCGTCAAAGCTATTTGAATTTTATGCAATTAAGTACAAAATGAAGCAATGCACACACGGGCCAACAATGCCTGATTATCAGGATTCATATATCACCACCCTTTGTTGTGCAGGTGCAATCTAGTTCTGCTTTGGGCACCAAATCTGCAtgatgttttatttttattttacgaTGTAGCATGCATGGTTTATTTTTCCATTTAATGTACTGTTTGTTGGATTTTCCACATTTTTGTTACTCGTAATATTCAATGAGTTTGAACCTAGAATTTTTTTACACAGCTACAGTAAATTGTGAGGCGGAACTAGAATTTCTGGTGGGAACTTCAATATTAATTTGGTGTCTAAATCAAAGACGCTTGCATGTGCATGAGTTCATTACAAAGGTCTGATTGCCTACCATGAGGCCTTTATTTAATTAATATAGCATCATTCAATACACATTTTTTCTGACAGTGAAGTGTTTTTTTACTTCCTAATAACTTTATACATGATTATAAGAGAATAGGTAAGAAAACAAACTCTGGATCGATGTAGCCTAGAGTTCCTGCAGCTGTCACAGATATGTGACTTTGTGCCAGATTGATGTATGACTTGGACAATCCAAAATCTGAGATCTTGGCAACCATGTCATGTCCTAGAAGAATGTTGTGGGACTTCAAGTCTCTATGAATTATTGGTAACACACATCCCGTGTGCAAGTAGTCCAAACCTATGTAAAAAGCACACATTATCATATATTTCTTTGTGCATTTAACTAGCAAAAATCAAGAAATTTAGTGTTTTCCCCAAAGTATACCTTGGGCAGCTTCAAGTGCAATCTGTGCTCGATCACGCCATCCCAGTGTCTGAACAATTGCCTTTCTGCCTGAAGCACCACAATTGAAGTTGTAAAAGCTAACAATTTGTCAGGTTGCAACCACAAAGTGATTGGCATCATCATCTCCACAACAAACATGATTATTGTGATACAAGATGCATTTAATGAAGACTTAAAATCATGTAAAAAGTTTTGTACATTGCATGATTTCTAAAGAACAACGAAACATAATACTACTAATTATGGTGTTTTCTTCAGGAAAGGCATTTCACAAGGAAGTCCGGCATTATAAATTTTGGAGTTTTCAAATTACGAACCTCTTAAGTTATCATAAAGACTTCCATTGGGCATGTACTCATAAATTAGAGATAGATGGTCCTTCTCAGTGCAGTAGCCGACGAGCAAAACGAGATACCTATGGTGCACGGTTGTTAAGCTCCCAACCTACAAAGTAAAATCAAACTAATTTAGAGTTTGAGACCCTTCAAAAGTGTTTGTAGTTCTGAAGTCAGTTTCAAAAATATATTCATATGAAATTGATGGAATCGTTGTCCCTTTGACCTTACGACATTGGGTATGCATTTGTTAATTCTATCTGTCATTTAACTTACCTAATGATCTACAAACTACCCCTAATGTCACAGATCTTTTCAGTATACTAAGAATAACATGAAAATTCCTTGGAAAATTAAACATATATTTTGCACAAGAATGCATGCTTATCTAACTTGTGTGTCATACTCTATAGATTCAAATTAAATACCTCTGCTAAAAACTCTTCCATCCCTTTTCCTGTTGCTGATGTTGGAGAATGCATCTTCACAGCAACTTGAGTACCATCTTTTAATTCACCATGGAAGACAGGCCCATAACCTCCTTCACCAATGCATGTGGAGAAATTATTTGTTATTGCAACCAACTCCGCATATGTGAATTCACGGCTGTCGGATGTGTGTACGTGACCTTTATAGTCTTCATGACTTTTTGGACATGGTAGATTAGCACATCCCGGTAGCACACTTGGAACTGTATCATGATAAATCATGTGTTGCAGCAAAGGATTTTTTTGTTGACATAATTAGAACTCCTATCTTGAAATAAACCAATTTTGTAGGAATTAACAGGAGATATATCTACCTTGCTTTCTGCAGAAACAAAACACTGTCAATGTACATGCCAACAATGCCACTATCACCACTGGTACTGCTACGACAATTTTGAGGAGTACGCTTTTCTTCTCTGGCGATTTTCCATTGCATGGATCTCCATTCATGGCGTCATACCTAAAATTACAGAGAATTTTGCTCTAATGAATTGGATGAACACATATATGGATATTCCGGAGGGGCAGCTTACTAGACATCAGAGTCTAAAAGTAAACACTTAATATGTTGACTTTTGTTTCACCCCAAATCTGTAGATGTTGCATTCCAATTCTTACAAGTTGATCTCAAGGAAGTCTGCTTCAAAATTGTATCAGCATCTATGCAGCAAAGTTAAAGAGCAGGAAGAGGTCCAAACCTTAAAGTAAGTGAACCTGCCATGCATAAAGCTTCAGGAAATGGACTATCAAGATGATTCCCCGATAAATCACTGCAGAAGAAAAAAGACAACAAATCATCCCCAATCAATCTGTATGAGTTCCTTGTTTCATAAACAGCCAAAGGGTAGAACTTACAGGACACGAAGGGACGATAAGTTTGTTAAAGAATCAGGCACTGCTCCATATAAATTATTGAATGACAAATTCCTGAAATAGATTTTGGAAACATACCACTAACTAACAGAATTTTGAGTTATTAACTTAGCAATGATTTTGTTGCAAGTTATACTCACAGGTGTTGGAGTGATTTCAAAAGAGAAAATTGTTCAGATATCACACCTTGCAAACCACTGTTGGACATGTCCCTGAAAAAAATGATGTACTCTGTTAGTGTTACTATCTCGGAGAAATAATGTGTTGGATGATTTGGAGTTAGGGTTTAAATCTGGATAATCTCACACACTTAGAAGTTAGAACCAATATTCAGTGCCAGTTTACAAAAATTGAAAATTGTATGAAAAAAAATTAACCATAGACTCACAAAGTTT
This window of the Triticum aestivum cultivar Chinese Spring chromosome 5D, IWGSC CS RefSeq v2.1, whole genome shotgun sequence genome carries:
- the LOC123120525 gene encoding putative leucine-rich repeat receptor-like protein kinase At2g19210, yielding MGSEGFINIDCGLPDGSSYLDEKIGLNYTSDDGYIDTGENHNISAEYNAHELLRSSLNLRSFPNGGRNCYTLSPATAGLKYLVRATFMHGNYDGKERDLIRSPLVFDVYMGLHFWDRIYVNSSTTIYVAEAIIVAAVSSVSVCLIDIGRGTPFLSSMEMRKMKSSLYPAAMHNQSIALQERHSLGASSLVRYPDDPYDRLWWPSQGTSGWLNLSTTSEIKRYSTDPFEVPVRVLQTAVTSPTTSTPLNLSWEVPSGWPATVLPGYYLNMYYTDFQEQRLRAFDVYYNGYLWVPNNLSITPNYLFSDYSNATAPFTDNSGFYNVRIIATNTSVLPPMLNAYEINYLIQHDDTATDTQDVEAMMNIKTEYQVEKNWMGDPCLPEKYTWIGLTCKSDGVTSRVKTLDMSNSGLQGVISEQFSLLKSLQHLNLSFNNLYGAVPDSLTNLSSLRVLDLSGNHLDSPFPEALCMAGSLTLRKQVPSVLPGCANLPCPKSHEDYKGHVHTSDSREFTYAELVAITNNFSTCIGEGGYGPVFHGELKDGTQVAVKMHSPTSATGKGMEEFLAEVGSLTTVHHRYLVLLVGYCTEKDHLSLIYEYMPNGSLYDNLRGRKAIVQTLGWRDRAQIALEAAQGLDYLHTGCVLPIIHRDLKSHNILLGHDMVAKISDFGLSKSYINLAQSHISVTAAGTLGYIDPEYCVSGRLTTSSDVFSFGVVLLEIVTGEPPILPTHVHIVQRVKEKVIMGNIETIVDPRLHRQYDFSSIWKVVDMALLCTRESSSERPTMSMVVSHLKDALELEEARASASTISQVGSNADLSISWVASGR